A genomic region of Taeniopygia guttata chromosome 28, bTaeGut7.mat, whole genome shotgun sequence contains the following coding sequences:
- the C2CD4C gene encoding C2 calcium-dependent domain-containing protein 4C, giving the protein MWLLERLRGVAENGGSRGAGTEESSRGSRYSNVLTPDKIPDFFIPPKLSAAPAEAEGSEVPAAAALGASVSEQDLAKRKPPRSPRPSSRSRSRTSGRHIIQIETAEDWSEGSCGTNADPQAQTAMSLPYVPKAQTSYGFATLMESPHTRRKESLFHSEHSSLCPSPVTSPSAQRKAKLNGESGRRTPADLGAALMHPGRYFSGGESDTGSSAESSPFGSPLLSRSVSLLKLFSQESQSKVIKLKHSVARNSSLSTDDSSADTSPSAQRRARSAPAGPQPPTALLPLELPAGRDRDRDREHSLRLSRGGSLRLAAEYDPSNARLRVRLVSAEDLYDALVDLRSINCCVSLCLNPGKLQKQRSTIVKNSRNPVFNEDFFFDGLGPGHARKMSLKLKVVNKGSSLKRDTLLGEKELPLTALLSCL; this is encoded by the coding sequence ATGTGGCTCCTGGAGCGGCTGCGCGGGGTGGCGGAGAACGGCGGCTCCCGGGGCGCGGGGACGGAGGAGTcctcccgggggtcccgctACAGCAACGTGCTCACCCCCGACAAGATCCCCGACTTTTTCATCCCGCCCAAGCTGAGCGCGGCACCCGCCGAGGCCGAGGGCTCCGAGGTGCCCGCGGCCGCTGCTCTGGGCGCCTCGGTGTCAGAGCAGGACCTGGCCAAGCGCAAACCCCCGCGCAGCCCCCGCCCGTCCAGCCGCTCCCGGTCCCGGACCAGCGGGCGGCACATCATCCAGATCGAGACCGCTGAGGACTGGAGCGAGGGGAGCTGCGGCACCAACGCGGACCCGCAGGCACAGACGGCCATGTCGCTGCCCTACGTGCCCAAGGCGCAGACCTCGTACGGCTTTGCCACGCTGATGGAGAGCCCCCACACGCGGCGCAAGGAGTCCCTTTTCCACAGCGagcacagcagcctgtgccCCTCTCCCGTCACCTCGCCCAGCGCCCAGCGCAAAGCCAAGCTGAACGGCGAGAGCGGCCGCCGCACCCCCGCGGACCTCGGCGCCGCCCTCATGCACCCCGGCCGCTACTTCAGCGGCGGCGAGAGCGACACGGGCTCCTCGGCGGAGTCCTCGCCCTTCGGCTCCCCGCTGCTCTCCCGCTCCGTCTCCCTGCTGAAGCTCTTCAGCCAGGAGAGCCAGTCCAAGGTGATCAAGCTGAAGCACTCGGTGGCCCGGAACAGCTCGCTGTCCACTGATGACAGCTCGGCCGACACCAGCCCCAGCGCCCAGCGCCGAGCCAGGAGCGCCCCGGCCGGGCCGCAGCCTCCCACCGCCCtgctgcccctggagctgcccgcgggccgggaccgggaccgggaccgggagcacAGCCTGCGGCTGAGCCGCGGCGGGAGCCTGCGCCTGGCTGCCGAGTACGACCCCTCCAACGCCCGCCTGCGTGTGCGCCTCGTCTCCGCCGAGGACCTCTACGATGCCCTCGTCGACCTGCGCAGCATCAACTGCTGCGTCTCGCTGTGCCTCAACCCCGGGAAGCTGCAGAAGCAGCGCAGCACCATTGTCAAGAACAGCCGCAACCCCGTCTTCAACGAGGACTTCTTCTTCGACGGGCTGGGCCCCGGCCACGCCAGGAAGATGTCCCTGAAGCTCAAGGTGGTCAACAAGGGCAGCAGCCTTAAGCGGGACACGCTGCTGGGGGAGAAGGAGCTGCCACTCACCGCCCTCCTGTCCTGCCTGTAG